Proteins encoded in a region of the Paenibacillus sp. W2I17 genome:
- a CDS encoding class I SAM-dependent methyltransferase, producing MNNGHSSGQTNESWSGYSAPFTALQETPILSLLQPSQGERILDVGCGNGDLTAKIAAAGALPTGIDFSEETIRQAKQKYPDMNIQVANACHYRTEEPFDAVFSHAVLHWIKDAPAVVESIQLALKTGGRFVAEFAANGNTAILITAVQEELNARGYKWEGRNPWYHPTIGEYANLLEQHGFRVRLAQHVDQFTPFKPGARKWLTSFGEYLFSGITPAEQDVIMEAVEKRVRPQLMRDGQWYLDRSRLRVVAIKE from the coding sequence ATGAATAACGGACATTCATCCGGTCAAACGAACGAATCGTGGAGTGGTTATTCCGCTCCTTTTACAGCGTTACAGGAAACACCTATCTTATCCTTGCTCCAGCCATCCCAAGGTGAACGTATTCTTGATGTGGGTTGTGGCAATGGGGATCTGACAGCCAAAATTGCAGCCGCAGGAGCGCTGCCAACAGGTATAGATTTTTCAGAAGAGACGATTAGGCAAGCTAAACAGAAATACCCTGATATGAATATTCAAGTAGCAAATGCTTGTCATTATCGGACAGAAGAACCGTTTGATGCGGTCTTCTCTCATGCCGTTCTGCATTGGATAAAGGATGCTCCAGCTGTAGTAGAATCAATACAGTTAGCGCTCAAGACGGGCGGGCGATTCGTGGCTGAGTTTGCTGCAAATGGCAACACGGCTATATTAATTACAGCGGTACAGGAAGAACTGAATGCCCGTGGATACAAATGGGAAGGACGGAATCCGTGGTATCACCCGACCATTGGCGAATATGCTAATCTTCTGGAGCAACACGGATTTCGAGTTAGGCTGGCCCAGCACGTTGATCAATTTACCCCGTTCAAGCCAGGTGCCAGAAAGTGGTTGACCAGCTTCGGGGAGTATTTATTCAGTGGTATCACACCTGCGGAACAGGATGTTATTATGGAAGCTGTCGAGAAAAGAGTGCGGCCACAACTGATGCGGGATGGACAGTGGTATCTGGACAGAAGCCGACTGCGAGTTGTAGCTATTAAAGAATAG
- a CDS encoding AraC family transcriptional regulator N-terminal domain-containing protein: protein METAISSLFVYHHSKISEPAYRVYKPSLCVIVQGLKEVLLAQERYEYGPSNYLIASKNLPVIGQIIKASADAPYLSLKLEFTPNQILEVLNECNIKVTFNENARRAMFVGQMESSIQDAVLRLVRLLDTPGEIPFLAPLYVKEILFRLLQGPYGGELAQIAVEGSSTYRIREAIEYIVHHWEQPFRIEDLAETASMSVSSFHRHFKEITAMSPLQFQKQLRLQEARRLLMAGSADAADVAFRVGYESASQFSREYARMFGAPPRADIRRLKEKYDMALSE from the coding sequence ATGGAAACAGCGATTTCTTCCTTGTTTGTCTATCACCATTCCAAGATTAGTGAACCCGCATACAGAGTATATAAACCTTCATTATGTGTGATTGTTCAAGGGTTGAAAGAAGTATTGCTCGCACAGGAGCGTTATGAATATGGACCTTCCAATTACCTGATTGCTTCCAAGAATCTCCCGGTCATCGGGCAGATTATCAAGGCATCCGCTGATGCACCCTACTTAAGTCTCAAGCTTGAATTCACACCGAACCAAATTCTCGAAGTACTTAACGAATGCAACATCAAGGTAACATTCAACGAAAACGCCAGACGAGCCATGTTTGTAGGTCAGATGGAATCGTCCATTCAGGACGCTGTACTCCGACTTGTTCGATTGCTGGATACGCCGGGTGAGATACCGTTTCTGGCTCCGTTGTACGTTAAAGAAATCCTGTTCCGCCTCCTTCAAGGGCCTTACGGAGGAGAACTGGCGCAGATTGCGGTTGAAGGTAGCAGCACTTATCGGATCAGAGAAGCGATTGAGTACATCGTTCATCATTGGGAACAGCCATTTCGCATTGAAGATCTGGCTGAGACCGCCAGCATGAGCGTCTCTTCATTCCATCGTCACTTCAAAGAGATCACAGCCATGAGTCCATTACAATTCCAGAAACAATTAAGATTACAGGAAGCCCGGCGACTTCTGATGGCCGGATCTGCTGACGCGGCAGATGTAGCGTTCCGGGTTGGTTACGAGAGTGCTTCTCAATTTAGCCGCGAATATGCACGCATGTTCGGTGCGCCGCCAAGAGCCGATATCCGACGGCTGAAAGAGAAATATGACATGGCCTTGAG